In one Labrys wisconsinensis genomic region, the following are encoded:
- a CDS encoding thiolase family protein, giving the protein MPDVVIAAAVRTAIGTYDGSLKTMPATELGAAVVRETLARSGLAPEAVGGVVMGHVVQAGNRMNPARQAAIGGGLPVGVPALTVNRVCGSGAQAMVTAAQEIWLGQTEAMIAGGMENMDRAPYLVAGGRWGYRMGHAEILDSMLLDGLNDAFSGRHSGWHTEDLVAEKQITREAQDRWAERSQQRFVAAAAAGRFEAEIVPVEVKGRKGTLRFARDEAPRPDTTLAVLAGLRPAFRENGTITAGNAPGLNSGAAAMVLAERGFAEARGIEPIGRLVAYGVAAVEPGMFGLGPVPAVRTALARAGWRLADIDRVEINEAYAAIPLAVAGELGLPHDIVNVEGGAIAHGHPIGATGAVLATRLLHAMRRDGQRRGLVTLCIGGGQGIALALEAL; this is encoded by the coding sequence ATGCCCGACGTCGTGATCGCCGCTGCGGTGCGCACCGCCATCGGCACCTATGACGGCAGCCTCAAGACCATGCCGGCGACCGAGCTGGGCGCCGCCGTGGTGCGCGAGACCCTGGCCCGCTCCGGCCTCGCCCCGGAGGCCGTCGGCGGCGTGGTCATGGGCCATGTCGTGCAGGCCGGCAACCGTATGAACCCGGCCCGCCAGGCAGCGATCGGCGGCGGCCTGCCGGTCGGCGTGCCGGCCCTGACCGTCAACCGCGTCTGCGGCTCCGGCGCGCAGGCCATGGTCACGGCCGCCCAGGAGATCTGGCTCGGCCAGACGGAGGCCATGATCGCCGGCGGCATGGAGAACATGGACCGGGCGCCCTATCTCGTCGCGGGCGGACGCTGGGGCTACCGCATGGGCCATGCCGAGATCCTCGACAGCATGCTGCTCGACGGGCTGAACGACGCCTTCTCCGGCCGCCATTCCGGCTGGCACACCGAGGACCTGGTGGCCGAGAAGCAGATCACGCGGGAGGCGCAGGACCGCTGGGCCGAGCGCTCGCAGCAGCGCTTCGTCGCGGCTGCGGCCGCCGGGCGCTTCGAGGCCGAGATCGTTCCGGTCGAGGTCAAGGGCCGCAAGGGCACGCTCCGCTTCGCCCGGGACGAGGCCCCGCGTCCCGACACCACCCTCGCGGTGCTCGCCGGCCTGCGTCCGGCCTTCCGCGAGAACGGCACCATCACCGCCGGCAATGCGCCCGGGCTCAATTCCGGCGCCGCCGCCATGGTGCTGGCCGAGCGCGGCTTCGCCGAGGCGCGGGGGATCGAGCCCATCGGCCGGCTCGTCGCCTATGGCGTGGCGGCGGTCGAGCCGGGGATGTTCGGCCTCGGCCCGGTGCCGGCGGTGCGCACCGCCCTGGCGCGGGCCGGCTGGCGCCTCGCCGATATCGACCGGGTCGAGATCAACGAGGCCTATGCCGCGATCCCGCTCGCCGTCGCCGGCGAGCTCGGCCTGCCGCACGACATTGTCAATGTCGAGGGCGGCGCCATCGCCCACGGCCACCCCATCGGCGCCACCGGCGCGGTGCTGGCGACGCGCCTGCTCCACGCCATGCGCCGCGACGGCCAGCGCCGTGGCCTGGTCACGCTCTGCATCGGCGGCGGCCAGGGCATCGCCCTGGCGCTGGAGGCGCTGTGA
- a CDS encoding GMC family oxidoreductase, producing MAAPARRSLGAYDYIVVGGGTAGCLLANRLSADPGVTVLLLEAGGPDTYPWIHIPVGYLYCIGNPRTDWCFRTEPEPGLGGRAIGYPRGKVLGGCSSINGMIYMRGQARDYDQWRQLGNAGWGWDEVLPYFKQHEDFAHGADALHGAGGEWRIEEQRLHWPILDAFRDAAVAAGIPRVRDFNRGDNTGIAYFQVTQRSGIRVNTAKAFLKPARRRPNLRILTHAQAERVLLDGRRATGISFRLRGEPVAAEARGAVVLAAGAVGSPQLLELSGIGQGGRLRELGIDPAHDLPGVGENLQDHLQLRLIYRVKHALTLNEVAASWHGKAGIAWQYLSRRRGPMAMAPSQLGAFAKSHPGLETADLEYHVQPLSLDRFGEPLHRFPAITASVCHLRPESRGSVHAVAPGFDAAPAIRPNYLSTSGDRQVAVAAIRLTRRILAAEPLRRHEPEEVKPGAELAADEELAAAAGVIGTTIFHPVGTARMGADPGAVVDTRLRVHGIDGLRVIDASIMPTITSGNTNAPTLMIAEKGAAMLREDRRAPA from the coding sequence ATGGCGGCGCCGGCGAGGAGAAGCCTCGGCGCCTACGACTATATCGTCGTCGGCGGCGGCACGGCCGGGTGCCTCCTCGCCAACCGCCTGTCGGCCGATCCCGGCGTCACCGTGCTGCTGCTCGAGGCGGGCGGGCCCGACACCTATCCCTGGATCCACATCCCGGTCGGCTATCTCTACTGCATCGGCAATCCGCGCACCGATTGGTGCTTCCGCACCGAGCCGGAGCCGGGCCTCGGCGGCCGGGCGATCGGCTATCCCCGCGGCAAGGTGCTGGGCGGCTGCTCCTCGATCAACGGCATGATCTACATGCGCGGCCAGGCCCGCGACTACGACCAGTGGCGCCAGCTCGGCAATGCCGGCTGGGGCTGGGACGAGGTGCTGCCCTATTTCAAGCAGCACGAGGACTTCGCCCACGGCGCCGACGCCCTGCACGGGGCGGGCGGCGAATGGCGCATCGAGGAGCAGCGCCTGCACTGGCCGATCCTCGATGCCTTCCGCGACGCCGCGGTCGCCGCCGGCATCCCGCGCGTGAGGGATTTCAACCGCGGCGACAACACCGGCATCGCCTATTTCCAGGTGACCCAGCGCAGCGGCATCCGCGTCAACACCGCCAAGGCCTTCCTCAAGCCGGCGCGGCGTCGGCCCAACCTGCGCATCCTCACCCATGCGCAGGCCGAGCGCGTGCTCCTCGACGGCCGCCGCGCGACCGGCATCTCCTTCCGGCTGCGCGGCGAGCCGGTGGCGGCCGAGGCCCGCGGCGCGGTGGTGCTCGCCGCCGGCGCCGTCGGCTCGCCCCAGCTCCTGGAGCTTTCCGGCATCGGCCAGGGCGGGCGGCTGCGCGAGCTCGGCATCGATCCGGCGCACGACCTGCCCGGCGTCGGCGAGAACCTGCAGGACCATCTGCAGCTGCGCCTGATCTACCGGGTCAAGCACGCCCTGACGCTCAACGAGGTCGCCGCCAGCTGGCACGGCAAGGCGGGCATCGCCTGGCAATATCTCTCGCGCCGGCGCGGCCCGATGGCCATGGCGCCGAGCCAGCTCGGCGCCTTCGCCAAGTCCCATCCGGGGCTGGAGACGGCCGACCTCGAATATCACGTCCAGCCCCTGTCGCTGGACCGGTTCGGCGAGCCGCTGCACCGCTTTCCCGCCATCACCGCCAGCGTCTGCCATCTGCGGCCCGAAAGCCGTGGCTCGGTCCATGCCGTCGCGCCGGGCTTCGACGCCGCCCCGGCGATCCGGCCCAACTACCTCTCGACATCGGGCGACCGGCAGGTGGCGGTGGCCGCCATCCGCCTCACCCGCCGCATCCTGGCGGCCGAGCCGCTGCGCCGGCACGAGCCGGAGGAGGTCAAGCCCGGGGCGGAGCTCGCCGCCGACGAGGAGCTCGCGGCCGCCGCCGGCGTCATCGGCACCACCATCTTCCATCCCGTCGGCACCGCCCGCATGGGGGCGGACCCCGGCGCGGTGGTGGACACGCGCCTGCGCGTGCACGGCATCGACGGGCTGCGGGTGATCGACGCCTCGATCATGCCCACCATCACGTCCGGCAATACCAACGCCCCGACGCTGATGATCGCGGAGAAGGGGGCGGCGATGCTGCGCGAGGACCGGCGCGCCCCGGCTTGA
- a CDS encoding Dps family protein: MAKKASAKPSEDKSDAPADGKLAGAKARRKAALATPTSLGSNAVRDIAGAMNALLADTFALYVKTKNFHWHVSGPHFRDYHLLLDEQAEQIFATTDDIAERVRKIGGTTIRSIGHIARLQRVADNDADFVTPTGMLAELREDNKDLVQRLREAHDLCDEYEDVATASLIETWIDEAERRTWFLFEAGRSA; encoded by the coding sequence ATGGCCAAGAAAGCCTCCGCCAAGCCTTCAGAGGACAAGAGCGACGCCCCGGCCGACGGCAAGCTCGCCGGCGCCAAGGCCCGCCGCAAGGCGGCGCTCGCCACGCCCACCAGCCTCGGCTCCAATGCGGTGCGCGACATCGCCGGCGCGATGAACGCTCTGCTGGCCGACACGTTCGCTCTCTACGTCAAGACCAAGAATTTCCATTGGCACGTCAGCGGCCCGCATTTCCGCGACTACCACCTCCTCCTGGACGAGCAGGCCGAGCAGATCTTCGCCACGACAGACGATATCGCCGAGCGGGTGCGCAAGATCGGCGGCACCACCATCCGCTCCATCGGCCATATCGCCCGCCTGCAGCGCGTCGCCGACAACGATGCCGATTTCGTCACCCCGACCGGCATGCTGGCCGAGCTGCGCGAGGACAACAAGGATCTGGTCCAGCGGCTGCGCGAGGCGCATGATCTATGCGACGAATACGAGGACGTCGCCACCGCCAGCCTGATCGAGACCTGGATCGACGAGGCGGAGCGGCGGACCTGGTTTCTGTTCGAGGCCGGCCGCAGCGCCTGA